Proteins from a genomic interval of Quercus robur chromosome 9, dhQueRobu3.1, whole genome shotgun sequence:
- the LOC126700348 gene encoding uncharacterized protein At3g06530 isoform X1, protein MAMTSLAAQLQVIKSFVPGDSQPLKRPFTRPSILYDPKEAADIDVDTILSIALQGLEVLVDTDERFRNYKNDLFSHKSRELDRDLLGIEENNRINASIGSYLRLLSGYFQLPSALKTLEYLIRRYNIHIYNFEELILCTLPYHDTHAFVRIVQLIDTRNSKWKFLDGVKTTGAPPPRKVIVQQCIRDKGVLEAICDYATPSKKNQPSRFVISFCTAVVVEALGSITTVEDDVVKRILPFVVSGLQPGTKGGSDHKAGALMIVGLLANKVALSPKLVKSLIRSISELAREDAKESTDLQWFRLSLLALINLVQMQTFDMFPKKALDILKDIRDLAVILLGLSKEFNIDRFLHMLLEALVDCSSSDELCRLALVSIIETVPVKDLVFHVVSKVLLSCMKLSQKMGDPGSSESGSWAKRILVVVNKHYPSELRAAIRKFLEDTKAQSKKGESTYEILGKVLDTNLDMSLGISDSKFWLALHHPKAVVRCATLSRLNSSGILKVKAVDSQSLVTIEDAILRQLHDDDLTVVRAALSLDGLSDMISSSDLLKELQYVLKRCIGILMSSSSDKNSLATDVAILCLENANSKYCHDDDYLKTFAAMLFPLLLILPKTQRLNLKALQLAKEVKWPLYQNLAVAPSAEMTLQSGTLSSINMKTVTSLAEAFLMHPEEHMAWLNKINDDFQLLKTHLLFMLMQSFIMMKNERGQFSILFEAVFPFLKREWEAFESAGDVSVEEFKSEIQNWDGKRFLEQLSDTKLRALNTNILIFIFWKLLEALSEIPGDVLVDDNDKWVSILEDLFIFFSTSQYKHIFKEHLHYLVKSCKVIAPACFLSRFFTEEGGPVAVKLESLRCFSFLCSHLQDNLSIQFFPSVLVPLASDNQDIKIAAMNCIEGLQAQWARVDFSSKKNGSSAIWSHFLDELLGIMVQQKRLILSDKQFLPSLLESLISSSCSSLLVPQSIQQRFDQSTKEKILAFLLRSALSMSNYGKLMILSLLKGIGSTIMVYKDVYSVLSLLLERRSRCYFDLDKSCQKLSKSEIEMLCLLLEICAVPSLSGGYALEDHLFQALRLDSMGSEDPAIIQPCITVLKKLNGDLYTELKKDMQDLLFYRLVFLFRNANGDVQNATREALLCLNILQISCSTVGKMLDFVFKQESLAISSVNGKKKKSNVHSWSNLSPDVICKGEDALSFLSSLLDFLLLKKDIADRDSLIGPLFKLLGKVFSDEWIGGTLTRDDKLVQVSPSISESMSSTICYIQQTLLIILEDICASLINAVPIKDDILNEINIKLLVECAHSAKDGVTLNLIFSLISSIAKVAPEKVLEHILDILTVIGESAVSQIDSHSRHVFEDLISAVVPFWLSKMHNVEKLLEVFMHVLPEVAEHRRLSIVFYLLRTLGECSSLPSLLVLLFRSLVSRKGLPCVKTLQNPDSFTSLMHREWEYVFAVQICEQYSCQIWLPALVMLLQQIGKGNLCQELFMELLFAMQFTLHKMQDPEFAFKLESGECSDDIQRKLEDLMEQVAPLLQLVDESRKQISIPVAIRKELKECMRVVLRTITMHMIPSAYFRGIIKLLGHADGNVKKKVLGLLCETVRDHDTVKLKHKGRRRINPNSSSTWLHMDESSVETFEKMSSEIILIVDESTDDSNASLKLAAVSALEVLANRFPSNYSIYSMSLASVTKGITSHNLAVSSSCLRTAGALINVLGTRSLAELPQIMENLIKISGEVSSCSGLKTKCDDDNTPVAVSTSKDSLILSILITLEAVVDKLGSFLNPYLGDIMKILVLHPEYLSEADLKLKLKADAVRKLLTEKIPVRLALPPLLKIYSNAVQSGDSSLAIAFEMLANFIGSMDKSSVSGYHANIFDLCLLALDLRRQHPPSVQNIDVVENNVINAIIVLTMRLTETMFKPLFVRSIEWADSDVDETESMGSSNIDRAISFYSLMNKLAESHRSLFVPYFKYLLDGCIRHLTNAGDAKTSGLTRKKKKAKIMEAGNMNEENSVLSLRNWHLRALVLSSLHKCFLYDTGSKKFLDSSNFQVLLKPIVSQLAIEPPSSLEENQNVPSTKEVDDLLVVCIGQMAVTAGTDLLWKPLNHEVLLQTRSDMVRTRILGLRIVKYLLENLKEEYLVLLAETIPFLGELLEDVELSVKSLAQEILKDMEFLSGESLQEYL, encoded by the exons ATGGCGATGACCTCTCTAGCCGCGCAGTTACAAGTCATAAAATCGTTCGTACCAGGAGACTCTCAGCCTCTCAAGCGCCCTTTCACTCGCCCTTCCATTCTCTACGATCCCAAAGAAGCCGCCGACATCGATGTCGATACCATTCTCTCCATTGCTCTCCAAG GTTTGGAGGTTTTGGTAGATACAGATGAGCGTTTCAGAAACTACAAGAACGATTTGTTTAGCCATAAAAGCAGAGAATTGGATAGAGACTTGTTAGGTATAGAGGAAAACAATCGAATTAACGCCTCAATCGGTTCGTACTTGCGGTTATTGTCTGGTTATTTTCAACTTCCTTCGGCCCTCAAGACGCTTGAGTACTTGATTCGCCGATACAA CATTCATATATACAATTTTGAGGAATTGATTTTATGTACTTTGCCATACCATGACACACATGCGTTTGTTCGAATAGTACAGTTAATCGACACGAG AAATAGTAAATGGAAGTTTCTTGATGGTGTGAAGACCACTGGTGCACCGCCACCTAGAAAGGTCATAGTGCAGCAATGTATTCGGGATAAGGGGGTTCTGGAAGCTATATGTGACTAT GCAACTCCGTCAAAGAAGAATCAGCCTTCAAGGTTCGTTATCAGCTTTTGCACGGCAGTTGTTGTAGAGGCTTTGGGTTCCATTACAACTGTTGAAGATGATGTTGTAAAGAGAATCCTTCCGTTTGTAGTTTCTGGACTTCAGCCTGGCACAAAAGGAGGGTCAGATCACAAG GCGGGTGCTTTGATGATTGTTGGTTTACTTGCAAATAAAGTTGCATTGTCCCCTAAACTTGTGAAGAGTTTGATTCGGTCAATTTCTGAGCTTGCTCGAGAGGATGCAAAAGAATCAACTGATTTGCAATGGTTTCGGTTGTCACTTTTGGCTTTAATTAACCTTGTTCAG ATGCAAACTTTTGATATGTTTCCAAAGAAGGCTTTGGATATTTTGAAGGATATAAG GGATTTGGCTGTGATTCTTTTGGGATTGTCGAAGGAGTTCAATATTGATAGATTCCTTCATATGCTTTTGGAGGCCCTGGTTGACTGCAG TTCTTCTGATGAATTGTGCCGTCTTGCTTTGGTATCAATAATAGAGACAGTTCCTGTAAAAGATTTAGTTTTCCATGTAGTCAGTAAGGTGCTATTGTCCTGCATGAAATTGTCACAAAAAATGGGCGATCCAGGATCATCTGAATCTG GAAGCTGGGCAAAGAGAATTTTGGTGGTTGTGAACAAGCATTATCCATCTGAACTACGTGCAGCAATTCGCAAGTTCCTTGAG GATACTAAAGCGCAATCTAAGAAAGGGGAGTCAACATATGAGATATTGGGGAAGGTGTTGGATACAAATTTGGATATGTCACTGGGTATATCGGATTCAAAATTTTGGTTGGCATTGCATCATCCAAAG GCTGTGGTCCGATGTGCTACATTGTCCCGTTTAAACTCCTCTGGCATTCTGAAAGTTAAGGCTGTTGATTCACAG AGTCTTGTAACTATTGAAGATGCCATATTACGACAGCTTCACGATGATGATCTAACTGTGGTTCGGGCAGCTCTATCTCTAGATGGATTGTCTGATATGATAAGTTCTTCTGATCTTCTAAAAGAATTGCAATATGTGCTTAAAAGATGCATTGGCATTCTAATGTCAA GTTCATCAGATAAAAATAGTCTAGCTACTGATGTAGCTATCTTATGCCTGGAGAATGCCAACTCAAAGTATTGTCATGATGATGATTATCTGAAGACATTTGCTGCCATGCTGTTTCCTTTACTCTTAATTCTACCAAag ACACAGAGGCTAAATTTGAAGGCTTTGCAGTTAGCCAAGGAAGTAAAGTGGCCGCTTTACCAGAATCTTGCTGTTGCCCCCAGTGCAGAAATG ACATTGCAATCTGGAACCCTTTCTTCAATTAATATGAAGACGGTTACTAGTTTGGCTGAGGCTTTTTTGATGCACCCTGAAGAACATATGGCTTGGCTTAACAAGATTAACGATGATTTTCAGTTGTTAAAGACACACTTACTCTTTATGCTGATGCAGTCATTTATTATGATGAAAAATG AAAGAGGCCAGTTTTCAATACTCTTTGAAGCTGTCTTTCCATTTCTGAAGAGAGAGTGGGAAGCATTTGAATCTGCGGGTGATGTTTCTGTGGAAGAG TTCAAATCTGAAATTCAAAATTGGGATGGCAAAAGATTCCTAGAACAGCTATCTGATACTAAACTTAGAGCATTAAATACAAATATCttgattttcatattttggAAGTTACTGGAGGCATTATCAGAAATACCTGGAGATGTTTTAGTG GATGATAATGACAAATGGGTTAGTAttcttgaagatttgttcattttcttctctACCTCTCAATATAAGCATATTTTCAAGGAACACCTTCATTACCTTGTCAAAAGCTGCAAGGTTATTGCTCCTGCCTGTTTTCTGTCCAGATTTTTTACGGAAGAAG GTGGTCCCGTTGCTGTCAAACTTGAGAGTCTCCgctgtttttcatttctttgttcTCATCTACAAGATAACTtgtcaattcaattttttccttCGGTTCTTGTTCCATTGGCTAGTGATAATCAG GATATAAAGATTGCTGCGATGAACTGCATTGAAGGATTACAAGCACAGTGGGCTCGTGTTGACTTTTCTAGCAAGAAAAATG GGAGCAGTGCAATTTGGAGCCATTTTCTTGATGAGCTTTTGGGCATAATGGTTCAACAAAAAAGGCTTATATTATCAGACAAACAATTTCTCCCGTCATTGTTGGAATCTTTGATCAGCTCATCTTGCAGTAGTCTTCTAGTGCCACAAAGTATTCAGCAGAG GTTTGATCaatctacaaaagaaaagattcTTGCCTTTCTTTTGCGTTCTGCTCTAAGCATGTCTAATTATGGAAAG CTAATGATTCTATCGTTACTCAAAGGAATCGGCAGTACCATTATGGTTTATAAGGATGTTTATTCAGTTTTAAGTTTACTTTTGGAAAGACGCAGTCGATGTTACTTTGACTTGGATAAGTCATGCCAGAAATTGTCAAAATCTGAAATTGAAATGCTATGCCTTCTGCTGGAG ATCTGTGCTGTGCCCTCTCTATCTGGTGGATATGCTCTCGAAGACCATTTATTTCAGGCTTTGCGA TTGGACAGTATGGGCTCAGAAGACCCTGCTATTATACAGCCCTGTATCACTGTTTTAAAGAAGCTCAATGGTGATCTATACACTGAGTTGAAGAAAGATATGCAG GATCTTCTGTTTTATCGGCTTGTATTTTTATTTCGGAATGCTAATGGTGATGTACAAAATGCAACCAGAGAGGCCCTACTGTGCCTAAAT ATTTTGCAGATTTCTTGTTCTACTGTTGGGAAGATGcttgattttgttttcaagCAGGAAAGTCTTGCAATTAGTTCAGTGAAtggcaagaaaaagaaatcaaatgtGCATAGTTGGTCCAATCTGTCTCCAGATGTGATATGTAAAGGAGAAGATGCACTCTCTTTTCTTAGCTCTCTTCTTGATTTTTTGCTACTGAAGAAAGACATAGCAGATAG GGATTCTCTTATAGGACCCTTATTCAAGCTTCTTGGAAAAGTTTTTTCAGATGAGTGGATAGGTGGTACTCTTACTCGGGATGATAAGTTAGTCCAAGTATCGCCCAGCATTTCTGAGTCCATGTCCAGTACAATATGCTACATTCAACAGACACTGTTAATAATCTTGGAAGATATTTGTGCTTCGCTCATCAATGCTGTTCCAATTAAG GATGACATCTTAAATGAAATCAACATTAAATTGTTGGTTGAGTGTGCCCATTCTGCGAAGGATGGAGTTACCCTCAAccttatattttcattaatttcctCTATTGCAAAGGTTGCCCCTGAAAAAGTTTTGGAGCATATACTGGATATTCTTACTGTCATTGGAGAATCTGCTGTCTCACAG ATTGACAGTCATTCGCGGCATGTATTTGAGGATCTTATATCTGCTGTTGTTCCATTTTGGCTATCTAAGATGCACAACGTGGAAAAATTACTTGAG GTTTTTATGCATGTGTTGCCTGAAGTTGCTGAGCACCGGAGGCTGTCAATTGTTTTCTACTTATTAAG GACTCTGGGAGAATGTAGTAGCCTGCCTTCGTTGCTTGTCCTGCTATTCCGTTCATTGGTTTCAAGGAAAGGATTACCTTGTGTTAAAACTTTGCAAAATCCAGATAGTTTCACGTCATTGATGCATAGAGAGTGGGAGTACGTCTTTGCAGTGCAAATTTGTGAGCAATATTCATGCCAGATATGGCTCCCTGCTCTTGTTATGCTGCTTCAACAAATAGGGAAAGGTAATCTGTGCCAAGAACTGTTTATGGAATTGTTGTTTGCCATGCAGTTCACTCTGCACAAAATGCAAGATCCAGAATTTGCATTCAAGCTTGAGTCAGGGGAATGTTCTGATGACATTCAG AGGAAACTTGAAGATCTCATGGAACAGGTTGCTCCTCTCTTGCAACTTGTGGATGAAAGTAGGAAGCAAATAAGTATTCCTGTTGCTATCAGGAAAGAATTAAAGGAGTGTATGCGCGTTGTCTTGAGGACTATTACCATGCATATGATCCCTTCAGCATACTTCAGAGGCATCATCAAATTGCTTGGCCATGCAGATGGAAATGTTAAAAAGAAG GTTCTTGGACTTCTATGTGAAACAGTTAGGGACCATGACACAGTTAAATTAAAGCATAAGGGCAGAAGACGTATCAACCCAAATTCAAGTAGTACTTGGCTTCATATGGATGAGAGTTCAGTTGAAACATTTGAGAAGATGTCTTCAGAAATTATTCTGATAGTTGATGAGTCTACTGACGATTCAAATGCTTCCTTGAAACTGGCAGCAGTTTCTGCACTAGAAGTTTTGGCCAACAGGTTTCCTTCTAATTATTCCATCTATAGCATGTCCCTTGCTTCTGTCACAAAAGGTATTACTTCGCACAACTTGGCCGTATCTTCTAGCTGCCTTCGCACAGCTGGTGCTTTGATCAATGTGCTTGGGACAAGGTCACTAGCTGAGCTTCCTCAGATAATGGAGAATTTGATAAAGATTTCTGGCGAAGTGTCTTCATGCTCAGGTCTGAAAACAAAATGTGATGATGACAACACCCCTGTTGCAGTATCAACTTCCAAAGATTCTCTTATTTTGTCTATTCTTATCACATTGGAGGCAGTTGTAGACAAGCTTGGTAGTTTTTTGAACCCATATCTTGgagatatcatgaaaattttGGTGCTTCATCCTGAATATTTATCAGAGGCAGACCTAAAGTTGAAACTGAAAGCTGATGCAGTCCGAAAACTGCTCACTGAGAAAATCCCA GTACGGCTTGCACTTCCGCCTTTGCTAAAAATATACTCCAATGCTGTTCAATCTGGAGATTCAAGCTTGGCAATTGCTTTTGAAATGCTTGCTAACTTTATTGGTTCAATGGATAAATCATCTGTTAGCGGTTACCATGCAAATATTTTTGACCTTTGCTTGCTCGCTCTTGATCTACGCCGTCAACACCCACCTTCAGTTCAAAATATTGATGTTGTTGAAAACAATGTCATCAATGCAATTATTGTTCTGACCATGCGACTTACTGAGACCATGTTCAAGCCTCTTTTTGTTAGGAGTATTGAGTGGGCAGACTCAGATGTGGATGAAACTGAAAGTATGGGAAGTTCAAATATTGATAGGGCTATAAGTTTTTATAGCCTGATGAACAAACTTGCAGAGAGCCATCG GTCTTTATTTGTTCCTTACTTTAAATATTTGCTGGACGGTTGCATACGGCATCTTACTAATGCTGGAGATGCAAAAACTTCTGGTTTGACGCGTAAGAAAAAGAAGGCCAAGATTATGGAAGCAGGCAATATGAACGAGGAAAACAGTGTGTTATCACTAAGAAATTGGCATCTTAGGGCATTGGTCTTGTCATCATTACATAAGTGCTTTCTCTATGATACTGGGAGCAAGAAGTTTCTTGACTCTTCAAATTTTCAG GTTCTATTGAAGCCCATTGTTTCACAGCTTGCCATAGAACCACCCTCTTCTCTTGAAGAGAATCAAAATGTACCATCCACAAAGGAAGTTGATGACTTATTGGTTGTGTGCATAGGTCAGATGGCTGTGACTGCAGGAACTGACCTTTTGTGGAAACCCTTGAACCATGAG GTTTTGTTGCAAACTCGTTCTGACATGGTGCGGACTCGAATTTTGGGCCTCAGAATTGTTAAATATCTTCTGGAGAATCTGAAAGAAGAATATCTAGTGTTATTGGCTGAAACCATCCCCTTCCTTGGCGAATTACTTGAGGATGTAGAGCTATCTGTTAAATCTCTAGCACAGGAGATTCTCAAGGACATGGAGTTCTTGAGTGGTGAAAGCCTCCAGGAGTATCTTTGA